Proteins encoded together in one Lathyrus oleraceus cultivar Zhongwan6 chromosome 5, CAAS_Psat_ZW6_1.0, whole genome shotgun sequence window:
- the LOC127086945 gene encoding glutaredoxin-C9: MHQAIPYMSPHNNDNNYFGIINENCYYIKKKKEKEKENNPSMLKMVSENAVIVIGRHGCCMTHVVKRLLQSLGVNPGIHEVEEDEVCVAKELEPMIEGKCNVQFPMVFIGGKLFGGLERVMATHISGELVPLLKQAGALWL, from the coding sequence atgcatcaaGCAATTCCCTACATGTCACCACACAACAACGACAACAACTACTTTGGTATTATTAATGAAAATTGTTATTACATcaagaagaagaaggagaaagaGAAGGAGAATAATCCTTCTATGCTGAAAATGGTTTCTGAGAACGCTGTGATAGTCATTGGAAGACACGGTTGCTGCATGACTCATGTGGTGAAACGTCTTCTACAGAGTCTAGGTGTTAACCCTGGGATTCATGAGGTGGAGGAAGATGAAGTGTGTGTTGCGAAAGAATTGGAACCAATGATTGAAGGGAAGTGTAATGTGCAGTTTCCGATGGTGTTTATAGGTGGTAAGTTGTTTGGTGGATTGGAGCGTGTTATGGCTACTCATATTTCTGGTGAATTGGTTCCGTTGCTTAAACAAGCTGGTGCTTTGTGGCTATGA